In Leptospira bouyouniensis, the following proteins share a genomic window:
- a CDS encoding tetratricopeptide repeat protein translates to MKQTKYICFFLLSLFGLEFCRYPIAKQDILESDTLFLESTNPKTKECNEEGIRFTKTIQLDSAAATWDNCILSNPNEVAVHLNRLRFYYLLDEYEILKQKVTRESPSRSSVTYQTILKELDLRLRIEEKVILLDALSRVKGWELYAYEELANYYLQVGNFPFAEGYFNQILEVVPFHENALYGMADIQVHKGNWYSLLDYAKSLEVSAKKNKDYHFYFLKGNYELGRYELALKWAESASPNEKSEIHFLELWRDTLLVLKDNPKWDSLLPYYRKAKEKGYSVPESVFFPTLSKEGKDVRKAVRTGRS, encoded by the coding sequence TTGAAACAAACCAAATACATTTGTTTTTTCCTCCTTTCCTTGTTTGGATTGGAATTTTGTCGTTACCCAATCGCCAAACAAGACATTCTGGAATCCGATACGTTGTTTCTAGAATCAACAAATCCAAAAACAAAAGAATGTAATGAAGAAGGAATTCGATTCACCAAAACAATCCAATTGGATTCGGCTGCGGCCACTTGGGACAATTGTATCTTATCAAACCCAAATGAAGTAGCAGTCCATCTCAATCGTCTGCGATTTTATTATTTATTGGATGAGTATGAAATTCTCAAACAAAAAGTAACCAGGGAATCTCCATCGCGGAGTTCTGTTACCTACCAAACCATTCTGAAAGAATTGGATTTAAGGCTGAGAATTGAAGAGAAGGTCATTCTACTCGACGCTCTCTCCCGAGTGAAAGGTTGGGAGTTATATGCTTATGAAGAACTCGCCAATTATTATTTGCAAGTAGGTAACTTTCCCTTTGCTGAAGGTTATTTTAACCAAATTTTAGAAGTTGTACCTTTCCATGAAAATGCATTGTATGGGATGGCCGACATCCAAGTTCACAAAGGGAATTGGTATAGTTTGTTGGATTATGCAAAATCATTGGAAGTATCCGCTAAAAAAAATAAGGACTATCATTTTTATTTTTTGAAAGGGAATTATGAATTGGGTCGGTATGAGCTCGCACTTAAGTGGGCTGAATCTGCATCACCCAATGAAAAATCAGAAATTCATTTTTTGGAACTGTGGAGAGATACTCTTCTTGTTTTAAAAGACAATCCAAAATGGGATTCTTTGTTACCATATTACCGCAAGGCAAAAGAAAAAGGATATTCAGTACCAGAGTCTGTTTTTTTTCCAACTCTATCAAAAGAAGGAAAAGACGTGAGAAAAGCAGTACGAACAGGAAGGAGTTAA
- the mpl36 gene encoding RlpA family plasminogen-binding lipoprotein MPL36 — protein MQRLILITILMWFVSCSSADATRRDYSASGDPEDIFFERSQKNKTSGANGSNDPVARSIMDDLDSKSKPTTAQTELPTKKPTTQFDEVGLSSWYGQKFQGRPTASGEPFDRMKMTGAHRTLPIGTVVKIQNLENQKEAVVRINDRGPFVDERIVDVSEKTAEILEFKDKGITKVGIKVLKKGEDELADDLDDSDLLDDAPTKPEKLTPVKPGVTKPIATGKGFTVQVGVFQEKERAIKYQETIKSEYNQTVFVTPRDGKYVVQVGDFSDRAKAESLKSKLKYDGIDCFIATR, from the coding sequence ATGCAAAGACTCATACTCATTACGATTTTAATGTGGTTCGTGTCCTGCAGTTCTGCAGATGCCACGCGTAGGGATTATAGTGCTTCCGGAGATCCAGAAGATATTTTCTTCGAACGTTCACAAAAAAACAAAACATCCGGAGCCAATGGATCAAATGACCCTGTGGCAAGATCGATCATGGATGATTTGGATTCAAAGTCCAAACCAACTACGGCACAAACTGAATTACCAACCAAAAAACCAACGACTCAATTTGATGAAGTGGGACTTTCTTCTTGGTATGGACAAAAATTCCAAGGCCGTCCGACAGCCAGTGGAGAACCTTTTGATCGAATGAAGATGACTGGTGCACACCGTACACTTCCAATTGGGACCGTTGTGAAAATCCAAAACCTCGAAAACCAAAAGGAAGCTGTTGTCAGAATCAATGACAGAGGGCCTTTTGTTGATGAAAGGATTGTTGATGTTTCTGAAAAAACAGCCGAGATCTTAGAATTTAAAGACAAAGGGATCACAAAAGTTGGAATCAAAGTCCTCAAAAAAGGGGAAGATGAACTTGCCGATGATTTAGATGATTCGGACCTTTTAGATGATGCCCCTACAAAACCTGAAAAATTGACTCCTGTCAAACCTGGTGTGACAAAACCAATTGCAACAGGCAAAGGTTTTACTGTTCAAGTCGGTGTTTTCCAAGAGAAAGAAAGAGCCATCAAATACCAGGAAACCATCAAGTCAGAATACAACCAAACTGTCTTTGTGACTCCAAGAGATGGAAAATACGTCGTCCAAGTTGGGGATTTTTCAGACCGCGCTAAGGCTGAATCATTGAAGTCCAAATTGAAATACGACGGAATTGATTGTTTTATCGCAACTCGTTAA
- a CDS encoding tetratricopeptide repeat protein, translated as MAQEIQALFNEAVRLERNGEWERAETQYKSLLEKNPDYHLALQNLGVIYAKQGKHAEAIPLFSKAYKLHANVKNCYNLAVSLYKHDETEKAVSFLKQTLSFEKKFISAHLLLAQAYQKLGHDDKTEVYLNNVIKIEPNHKSALGGLAMFYYERNRFPESLKMIERYLILYPGNAQLKIIQSEILAKQGNYKASANLLTTMVKEDVGFTHFNESLQSTWQEDDAIAKESLERIQSKAKQKLKEFKTKLELSKENPDEFAPPDPQEALDLSLLYLFNGNPEKAMQYLVFAQKMKEKSDTDGTS; from the coding sequence ATGGCACAGGAAATTCAGGCTCTATTCAATGAAGCAGTCCGCTTGGAGCGAAATGGTGAGTGGGAACGTGCCGAAACCCAATACAAATCCCTTCTTGAAAAAAATCCAGATTATCATTTGGCCTTACAAAATTTGGGTGTGATTTACGCCAAACAAGGAAAACACGCAGAAGCAATTCCTCTATTTTCGAAAGCATATAAATTACATGCGAATGTGAAGAACTGTTATAATTTGGCAGTTTCTCTTTATAAACATGATGAAACGGAAAAAGCAGTCAGTTTTCTAAAACAAACATTATCCTTTGAAAAAAAATTCATCTCAGCTCACTTGTTACTCGCCCAAGCTTATCAGAAATTGGGTCACGATGATAAAACTGAAGTGTATCTTAATAATGTCATTAAAATCGAACCAAACCATAAATCAGCTTTAGGAGGGCTTGCGATGTTTTATTACGAAAGGAATCGTTTTCCAGAAAGTTTAAAAATGATAGAGCGTTATTTGATTTTATATCCTGGGAATGCCCAATTAAAAATCATCCAATCAGAAATTTTAGCCAAACAAGGGAATTATAAAGCATCCGCAAATTTACTGACAACAATGGTAAAAGAAGATGTTGGATTCACTCATTTTAACGAAAGTTTACAATCAACCTGGCAAGAAGATGATGCAATAGCCAAAGAAAGTTTGGAACGAATCCAATCGAAAGCAAAACAGAAATTAAAAGAATTTAAGACCAAATTGGAACTTTCAAAAGAGAATCCTGACGAATTTGCTCCTCCTGACCCACAAGAAGCGTTGGATTTAAGTTTATTGTATCTTTTCAATGGAAACCCAGAAAAAGCGATGCAGTATTTGGTATTTGCTCAAAAGATGAAGGAAAAATCAGATACTGACGGAACTTCCTAA
- the folP gene encoding dihydropteroate synthase produces the protein MAEIFGILNITTDSFSDGGKFLNPDDAIRKGVQLLQEGADWLDVSGQSSNVAAELVEEEVEWNRVEPVIRYFVPKGVRISLDSFRPNVQKKAIEAGVRCLNDITGFTYEGDRDFLKIYGQKYPDLKFVIMHSHNNNIAKIKSTLSPEKVIKKIQIFFRDRRNELSSFGIEESAIFYDPGMGFFLSDDPMVSFRVLQDLEILKLEFPQLMVSVSRKSFLGNVLGNLPIEDREFATLACELHLLKNKIPFIRTHNVLKLRQAEKIWNLCQDND, from the coding sequence ATGGCTGAAATCTTCGGAATCTTAAACATCACCACTGACTCATTTAGTGACGGAGGCAAGTTTTTAAACCCAGATGATGCCATTCGGAAAGGAGTCCAACTCCTCCAGGAAGGAGCCGACTGGTTGGATGTCTCAGGTCAGTCTTCTAATGTCGCTGCTGAGTTAGTGGAAGAGGAGGTAGAATGGAATCGTGTTGAACCTGTCATTCGTTACTTTGTGCCAAAAGGTGTTCGAATCAGTTTGGATAGTTTCCGTCCCAATGTGCAAAAAAAAGCAATTGAGGCTGGAGTTCGCTGTTTGAATGACATTACTGGATTTACCTACGAAGGAGATAGGGATTTTCTAAAAATCTATGGGCAAAAATATCCTGATCTAAAATTCGTCATTATGCATTCGCATAACAATAATATTGCGAAAATTAAATCCACATTATCACCTGAAAAAGTGATCAAAAAAATCCAAATTTTTTTCCGAGACAGAAGGAACGAACTATCATCCTTCGGTATTGAAGAGTCAGCTATCTTTTATGATCCAGGAATGGGTTTTTTCCTCAGTGACGATCCTATGGTTTCCTTTCGGGTTTTACAAGATTTGGAAATCTTAAAATTAGAATTTCCACAACTGATGGTAAGTGTTTCAAGAAAATCTTTTTTAGGGAATGTATTGGGAAATTTACCAATCGAAGATAGGGAATTTGCGACACTAGCATGTGAATTACATCTATTAAAAAACAAAATTCCTTTCATACGGACGCATAACGTACTTAAGCTGAGACAAGCTGAAAAAATTTGGAATTTGTGCCAAGACAATGATTAA
- a CDS encoding OmpA family protein, producing MKKILISLFISVFPLLSQPLPKVKDVRFYPPLNTQNVEYNPIISPTGRYLVFQSNRPGGEGGMDIWISENLSFPDRMKLPVWSAPKNFRELNTTNFEGMFSILFDEEEKPYELYFTSVRDKSQKDTKKNREGYDGLNLYYTKINQRTGLWSVPIHLNEINSNFEDKMPAISPDGCSVVFSSNRPGGLGGFDLWISKREPTTKDTEKNPDKPKIKCRDGIWQKPISLGPIINTGEDEISPNFHWDGLRLYFSSNRGDKNRKFSFYYSEYNELNGVFEIPKLLGNPFNTNQPLSGESTGFPFDTPSDYSTYSLWEESDNEGISVTFDDLWFYFASNRPGGEGQFDIYRTMVPEDLRRTYEFVFRGLVLDGSEAIMIGLDSTLKIYDDTKPIQVITSKRIGGDLSTEDAENFRTTIKTGKLYRVEVSSPGFHPTEILLDLRGNVGKDKEQYSQIILQPIRPTKDNRPDKTIQGIRFVVKDKKTDLVIPNAICFYFDDLTRKGKSLTSKDGHFDLDQTPTMDFEILARAKGFKEETFLFPKEKISEMSGKETVLYLRNLKDFDELYNTIIYFPFNERTLSDEDKKKLDLLADFLIQHKNEKVEIGGHTDNIGNKEYNINLSEDRALSVYQYLRLKGVPKERMKVQAYHYSQPISDNETEEGRSRNRRVNFKKID from the coding sequence ATGAAAAAAATCCTTATTTCCTTATTCATTTCGGTGTTTCCACTCCTAAGCCAACCACTTCCGAAAGTGAAGGATGTAAGGTTTTACCCACCTCTCAACACCCAAAATGTGGAATACAACCCGATCATTTCGCCAACAGGAAGGTATTTGGTATTCCAATCCAATCGCCCAGGTGGGGAAGGTGGGATGGACATATGGATTTCTGAAAACTTAAGTTTTCCCGACCGTATGAAATTGCCAGTCTGGTCAGCACCGAAAAATTTTCGTGAGCTCAATACGACCAATTTCGAAGGAATGTTTTCTATCCTTTTTGATGAAGAAGAAAAACCATACGAACTATACTTTACATCCGTTCGCGATAAGTCTCAGAAAGACACCAAAAAAAACAGAGAAGGATATGACGGATTAAACCTCTATTATACGAAAATTAACCAAAGGACTGGACTTTGGTCAGTACCCATTCATTTAAACGAAATCAACTCAAATTTCGAAGATAAAATGCCGGCTATTTCGCCTGACGGTTGTTCGGTTGTATTTTCTTCCAATAGACCAGGTGGTCTCGGTGGATTCGATTTATGGATCTCCAAACGAGAACCAACAACAAAAGATACGGAAAAAAACCCAGACAAACCAAAAATCAAATGTAGGGATGGAATTTGGCAGAAACCTATTTCTCTGGGTCCTATCATCAATACAGGTGAAGATGAAATCAGTCCTAATTTTCATTGGGATGGTCTTCGTTTGTATTTTAGTTCCAACCGAGGGGACAAAAATCGTAAGTTTAGTTTTTATTATAGTGAATACAATGAATTGAATGGAGTCTTTGAAATACCCAAATTACTTGGTAATCCATTTAACACCAACCAACCCTTGTCAGGCGAATCAACTGGATTTCCATTTGATACACCTTCAGATTATTCAACTTATAGTTTATGGGAGGAAAGTGATAACGAAGGGATTTCTGTCACTTTTGATGACCTTTGGTTTTACTTTGCATCCAACCGACCTGGTGGCGAAGGCCAGTTTGATATTTACCGTACGATGGTGCCAGAAGACCTTAGACGCACTTATGAGTTTGTATTTCGAGGTTTAGTCCTTGATGGATCAGAAGCGATAATGATAGGTCTTGACTCCACATTAAAAATTTATGATGATACAAAACCCATTCAAGTGATTACTTCCAAACGTATTGGTGGAGATTTATCCACTGAAGATGCGGAAAACTTTCGCACTACGATCAAAACAGGAAAACTATATAGAGTAGAAGTGTCTTCTCCAGGTTTCCATCCAACGGAAATTTTACTCGACCTTCGAGGGAATGTAGGAAAAGACAAAGAACAATATTCCCAGATCATTTTACAACCAATCCGGCCTACAAAGGACAACCGCCCAGACAAAACCATCCAAGGCATTCGTTTTGTCGTTAAAGACAAAAAAACAGACTTGGTAATTCCCAATGCAATCTGTTTTTACTTTGATGATTTGACCAGGAAAGGGAAATCCTTAACTTCGAAAGATGGCCACTTTGATTTGGATCAAACACCTACAATGGATTTTGAAATCTTAGCCCGTGCGAAAGGTTTTAAAGAAGAAACCTTTTTGTTCCCGAAAGAAAAAATTTCCGAAATGTCGGGCAAAGAAACGGTATTGTATCTGAGGAATTTAAAAGATTTTGATGAATTATATAATACAATTATTTATTTCCCGTTCAATGAACGAACGTTGAGTGATGAAGATAAGAAAAAACTGGACCTTTTGGCCGACTTCCTCATCCAACATAAGAATGAAAAAGTTGAAATTGGTGGACACACCGATAATATAGGGAATAAAGAATACAACATCAATCTAAGTGAAGATAGAGCTCTCTCTGTATACCAATACTTACGTCTGAAAGGTGTTCCAAAGGAACGAATGAAAGTACAAGCTTACCATTACTCCCAACCAATTTCAGACAATGAAACAGAAGAAGGAAGATCACGCAATAGACGTGTGAATTTCAAGAAGATAGACTGA
- a CDS encoding DUF1577 domain-containing protein — MINRVKIHFDQDREYVPLEAVRVLPEFFKQMMAGNGLYLKGYDSSVKVKFKGERGDGAHIWELETMPEMIETIFTIQATPSFHVEIDYELQNQKDNLLLGKAIDRRQTYTTRQDPRNEKVRGNVVASNFLIAKTNIDFSKLTGVSSQVILSDIQRTVLRNYPQSKVVFLSGTIHSDEVELMKEHKKPIFVLDTETFESFNSDEVFDPKKTFEDEFLLDDKVNEYKRKKIGSYIYYPLFIQMKEMHFFAYLSLETERTRIPSEVLDLFKEVERTFQERIMDSNTHILDIKQNVLNVSRGGVALEVNDMEIIKALKVKPTFTLDINFKLQAPIRMAVELRHLEEVNDFYRLGGRITGVSGDKKAKEIYHSLIEFFN, encoded by the coding sequence ATGATCAATCGAGTTAAAATTCATTTCGACCAAGATCGAGAGTATGTTCCTTTAGAAGCTGTCCGTGTTTTGCCAGAGTTTTTTAAACAAATGATGGCTGGTAATGGGTTGTACTTAAAAGGATACGACTCATCAGTTAAAGTGAAGTTTAAAGGAGAACGTGGTGACGGAGCACATATCTGGGAATTGGAAACAATGCCCGAAATGATCGAAACAATATTTACGATCCAAGCAACACCAAGTTTCCATGTCGAAATCGATTACGAACTGCAAAATCAAAAAGACAATTTGTTACTTGGTAAAGCGATTGATCGTAGGCAAACATATACAACTAGGCAGGATCCGAGAAATGAAAAAGTTAGAGGTAATGTTGTTGCTTCAAACTTTTTAATAGCTAAAACAAATATTGATTTTTCTAAACTAACAGGCGTAAGTTCGCAAGTTATTCTATCAGATATCCAAAGGACAGTTCTTCGAAATTATCCTCAATCCAAAGTTGTTTTCCTCTCGGGAACGATTCATAGCGATGAGGTTGAATTGATGAAAGAACATAAAAAACCAATTTTTGTTCTGGATACTGAAACTTTTGAATCATTCAATTCGGATGAAGTTTTTGATCCCAAAAAAACTTTTGAAGATGAGTTCTTGCTTGATGATAAAGTAAACGAATACAAAAGAAAAAAAATAGGTTCGTATATTTATTATCCCTTATTCATTCAAATGAAGGAAATGCATTTTTTCGCATACCTTTCTCTAGAAACGGAACGCACCAGAATTCCAAGTGAAGTGTTGGATTTGTTTAAAGAGGTTGAACGTACGTTTCAAGAAAGAATTATGGATTCTAATACCCATATTCTTGATATCAAACAAAACGTTTTAAACGTTTCCCGGGGTGGAGTTGCCTTGGAAGTGAACGATATGGAAATTATTAAAGCATTGAAAGTGAAACCAACTTTTACCTTGGATATCAATTTTAAATTACAGGCTCCAATCCGAATGGCAGTTGAATTGCGTCATTTGGAAGAAGTGAATGATTTTTATCGATTAGGTGGAAGGATCACTGGTGTAAGCGGAGATAAAAAAGCCAAAGAGATTTATCATAGTCTCATTGAATTTTTTAATTAA
- a CDS encoding SpoIIE family protein phosphatase: MSESTLSVDHILTNYYTFGSLIVTVLLAVLTTFFFSLKDKTVATKHMAFACLFLCLFQFGYLLGAFYYHPIASYHRWITGGFIIFGIIHFGQFFFRFPDNRDHKTANIIQYVLHAIAIVVVLWFLVTVSQGERKYHFTAHHWDFNSEGASRILSLFIAGFSFINFLVLPGYRIFHVEKEKRGTLIIMLIAALIAAVVPNITNVMSRDGAMERSTYLTALVLLFTFTFFIITITFINNSTERTTFMVKIVGISFVTILLIMQAFSYLVDQEKELSFDNTAIQKALRVAEGGERSKDIVFVIEYDSSGQNLKKAYLPSNVTLDLPLVQADLYNTALYDEVVSINESEYRISITSILSKTPYYFEGYKNAILNFIEENADLEGKELKTEVSKLIEKLNKRTFINTNKLADIDPDNFCEEGVKYIEKVKNVDTFRDSILKHVNECKWDGKEISGRDLKVEMLKYFRYFKPDLTRHYRKDLDGLSHYVAYMTYDAKRKINREVGFNYRDYRSYMHKSAKLELVILTIVMIVLLVVFPLFFRSALVNPLYALLAGVEKVNQGNLEVEVPIKVNDEIGYLAESFNGMVSSIRDARRELQDYAENLEEKVKERTKELQEKMDEIHRLKVQQDGDYFLTSLLAKPLFFNANKSENIRCDFYVHQKKTFEFRNKTGDLGGDICITGNLKLGKPDDFRRYTMVMNGDAMGKSMQGAGGSLVMGVVMNSIMARSAGNKRILNRTPEEWLTDVYEEVNAVFKSFSGTMVISATVMLIDDETGKVWYFNAEHPYSILYRDGKASFIEDELKLRKLGLDSEYPFEVQTFQLLPGDQLILGSDGRDDIDLTPDEDVRTINEDETMVLRFVEEADGDIYEVERLVKNAGDITDDISMLSVVFKSERSPIHHIPPKDEISNQPIDDFFDTPGDDWDEALTTSGAFEEGKALYQNGEIERAITVMKKAFLADPNNQKLNKFLGLVSYKGKEYDIAAKVLTEFLKENEGSGEYWYYLAMSEKKLGNYERALKAAQEALKHEPENFQNLINLADVSRLLGNVDRALTYVTRAQSIDPTNKNVVKLSKLLEKATSLN, encoded by the coding sequence ATGAGTGAAAGCACCTTATCCGTTGACCACATACTAACAAATTATTATACATTCGGTAGTTTAATTGTCACTGTCCTCCTTGCGGTCTTGACTACTTTCTTTTTCTCTCTAAAAGACAAAACCGTCGCCACAAAACACATGGCATTTGCGTGTTTGTTTTTGTGTCTCTTTCAATTTGGCTATTTGTTAGGCGCATTTTACTACCATCCTATTGCTTCGTACCATCGTTGGATTACAGGTGGATTTATCATTTTTGGTATTATTCACTTTGGGCAATTTTTCTTTCGATTCCCTGACAATCGAGATCATAAAACTGCGAATATCATTCAGTATGTTTTACATGCAATTGCGATCGTTGTTGTCTTATGGTTTCTTGTGACTGTCTCACAAGGAGAAAGGAAATACCACTTCACTGCTCACCATTGGGATTTTAACTCAGAAGGTGCGAGTCGAATACTCAGTTTATTCATCGCAGGATTTTCATTCATTAACTTCCTAGTCCTACCTGGTTATCGAATTTTCCACGTTGAAAAAGAAAAACGGGGAACACTTATCATCATGTTGATTGCTGCTTTGATTGCAGCAGTAGTTCCGAACATCACAAATGTGATGAGCCGTGATGGTGCCATGGAAAGGTCTACTTACCTCACCGCACTTGTTCTTTTGTTTACCTTTACATTTTTCATCATTACAATCACGTTCATCAATAATAGTACAGAACGTACAACATTTATGGTGAAAATAGTTGGGATTTCCTTCGTAACAATCTTACTCATCATGCAAGCTTTTTCGTATTTGGTGGACCAAGAAAAAGAACTATCCTTCGACAATACGGCAATCCAAAAAGCACTTCGTGTCGCTGAAGGTGGAGAAAGGTCCAAGGACATTGTATTTGTCATTGAATATGATTCCAGCGGACAAAATTTAAAGAAAGCGTACCTTCCTTCAAACGTTACTTTAGACTTACCACTTGTTCAAGCAGACCTATATAATACCGCCTTGTATGATGAAGTAGTTTCTATCAATGAATCAGAATATCGAATCTCCATCACTTCCATACTCTCTAAAACCCCTTATTACTTTGAAGGTTACAAAAATGCTATTCTCAACTTCATCGAAGAAAATGCAGATTTAGAAGGTAAAGAACTTAAAACAGAAGTCTCCAAACTTATCGAAAAATTAAACAAACGAACCTTCATTAATACCAATAAATTGGCTGATATCGATCCTGATAACTTTTGTGAAGAAGGTGTAAAATACATTGAGAAAGTTAAAAATGTTGATACTTTCCGCGATTCAATCTTAAAACACGTAAACGAATGTAAGTGGGACGGGAAAGAGATTTCTGGTCGTGATTTAAAAGTGGAGATGTTAAAATATTTTCGGTATTTTAAGCCAGACTTAACTCGACATTACCGCAAAGACTTGGATGGACTTTCGCATTACGTTGCTTATATGACGTATGATGCAAAAAGAAAAATCAACCGAGAAGTAGGATTCAATTACCGGGATTATCGAAGTTACATGCACAAGTCCGCAAAACTTGAACTTGTCATTTTAACGATTGTAATGATCGTACTTTTAGTTGTATTCCCTCTTTTCTTTCGATCAGCACTTGTCAATCCACTCTACGCATTACTTGCTGGTGTGGAGAAAGTAAACCAAGGAAATTTGGAAGTTGAAGTTCCTATCAAAGTAAATGATGAGATTGGATATTTGGCCGAGTCATTTAATGGAATGGTGTCATCAATCCGTGATGCTAGACGCGAACTGCAAGATTATGCCGAAAACTTGGAAGAAAAAGTAAAAGAAAGAACCAAAGAACTCCAAGAAAAAATGGATGAAATCCATCGTTTGAAAGTACAACAAGATGGAGACTACTTCTTAACTTCCCTTCTCGCCAAACCTTTGTTTTTCAATGCAAATAAATCAGAAAACATTCGATGTGATTTTTATGTGCACCAAAAAAAAACCTTCGAATTCCGTAATAAAACAGGGGACTTAGGTGGTGATATTTGTATTACAGGGAACTTAAAATTAGGAAAACCTGACGATTTCCGCCGTTATACCATGGTTATGAATGGTGATGCTATGGGTAAATCCATGCAAGGTGCCGGTGGATCACTTGTGATGGGTGTTGTGATGAATTCAATCATGGCACGTTCTGCCGGAAACAAACGAATTTTAAATCGAACTCCAGAAGAATGGTTAACTGATGTTTATGAAGAAGTGAATGCGGTCTTCAAATCTTTCAGTGGAACAATGGTTATTTCTGCGACAGTTATGCTCATAGATGACGAAACTGGAAAAGTTTGGTATTTTAATGCGGAACATCCTTACAGTATTTTATACCGTGATGGGAAAGCAAGTTTCATTGAAGATGAATTAAAACTTAGAAAACTTGGTCTTGATTCAGAATATCCATTTGAAGTCCAAACCTTCCAATTGTTACCCGGTGATCAACTTATCCTTGGTTCCGATGGTAGAGATGACATCGACTTAACACCAGATGAAGATGTAAGAACAATCAATGAAGATGAAACTATGGTCTTACGTTTTGTAGAAGAAGCTGACGGTGATATTTATGAAGTGGAGAGACTTGTTAAAAATGCTGGAGATATCACAGACGATATTTCCATGTTAAGTGTTGTCTTCAAAAGTGAAAGATCTCCTATCCATCATATACCACCTAAAGATGAAATTTCCAATCAACCAATAGATGATTTTTTCGATACACCTGGCGATGATTGGGATGAAGCTCTCACAACATCAGGTGCTTTCGAGGAAGGCAAAGCTCTCTACCAAAATGGTGAAATTGAACGTGCTATCACTGTCATGAAAAAAGCATTCCTTGCAGATCCCAACAACCAAAAACTAAATAAGTTTCTTGGTCTGGTGAGTTATAAAGGCAAAGAATATGACATTGCTGCCAAAGTTCTTACCGAATTTTTAAAAGAAAATGAGGGATCGGGTGAATATTGGTATTATCTGGCTATGTCTGAGAAAAAACTTGGAAATTATGAAAGAGCTCTGAAAGCAGCACAAGAAGCTTTAAAACATGAGCCGGAAAATTTTCAAAACCTAATCAACTTAGCGGATGTTAGCCGACTTTTAGGAAACGTTGATAGAGCCCTCACTTATGTAACAAGAGCTCAATCAATTGACCCAACAAATAAAAATGTTGTGAAACTTTCCAAACTTTTAGAAAAAGCAACTAGCCTCAATTAA
- a CDS encoding DUF2147 domain-containing protein: MNLRIVLSVWAVALLVSTTLLAQDANVALGKYLPPEKDSVIEIFKCGDKYCGKTVCIKDNAYPEKEKDKGIPGTPYLDHNNEDPKLRTRPNLGMVFITGFDYVGEGVYKNGRIYNPRDGKTYCGKFTALDGGNRLDLKGTLCSITFIGKTNSWVKLAGVNLDDPKWDCTFKSKK, from the coding sequence ATGAATTTAAGAATTGTATTAAGTGTATGGGCTGTAGCACTACTTGTTAGTACTACTTTACTTGCTCAAGATGCCAATGTGGCTCTCGGAAAATACCTTCCACCTGAAAAAGATTCGGTGATCGAAATTTTCAAATGTGGTGATAAATACTGCGGAAAAACAGTTTGTATCAAAGACAACGCATACCCTGAAAAAGAAAAAGACAAGGGAATTCCAGGAACACCTTACTTGGACCACAACAATGAAGATCCTAAGTTAAGAACACGTCCGAATTTAGGAATGGTTTTCATTACGGGTTTCGATTACGTTGGGGAAGGTGTTTACAAAAATGGTCGTATTTACAACCCGCGTGATGGAAAAACATACTGTGGAAAATTCACAGCACTCGACGGTGGAAACCGATTGGATTTAAAAGGTACACTTTGTTCCATTACATTCATCGGAAAAACAAACAGCTGGGTGAAACTAGCCGGAGTCAACTTGGACGATCCAAAATGGGATTGTACGTTTAAATCTAAAAAATAA